One stretch of Weissella koreensis KACC 15510 DNA includes these proteins:
- a CDS encoding ABC-F family ATP-binding cassette domain-containing protein — protein sequence MIILQANDVSRRFNGVTFFEHFSLQIQDRSRIGLVGRNGAGKSTLLKILIGQESPDEGVVSSKKGLKLAYLAQNSGMDSTLSVYDEMLASFKKVQTLEQQMHQMESKIANTTDYESESYQSLLTEYDQIQHDFEALNGYGYEATIRGVLHGFGFDESFYSQKISDLSGGQRTRLAIAKQLLEKPDLLVLDEPTNHLDMQTLAWLEKYLQNYQGALLIVSHDRYFLDRVVNEVYEVHSGVLDHYQGNYSRYMEQKIAKITAEQKAFDRQQSEIAKLEDFVNRNIVRASTTKRAQSRRKQLEKMEVLDAPKNESGVAHITFQAAQSSGNEVLQVEGLSLGYQADKVLSQNVNLAVNKQHAVALVGPNGVGKSTLIKTILGKLAPLAGTFKLGANVTVGYYDQEQATLDPKKTVLNSVWDLHPKLPEKDVRSILGSFMFTGEDVDKKVTALSGGEKARLLLTVLSMNEDNFLILDEPTNHLDIDSREVLETALNEYNGTIFFVSHDRYFINEVATEVVELSANGTQFFDGDYDYYLEKIEQRDAQMALENEVTAEQVSDDATPTYQATREQQKELRKKERAVSKAEAAMEEIMEQMEPLETELNDPANGSDLGKLTELTQQIEALQQKLNQLEEEWTQASMDLETFQA from the coding sequence ATGATAATTTTACAAGCAAATGATGTCAGTCGACGCTTCAATGGCGTGACTTTTTTTGAACACTTTTCGCTGCAGATTCAAGATCGATCCCGAATTGGTTTGGTCGGACGAAATGGGGCAGGAAAATCTACATTACTAAAAATTTTAATTGGTCAGGAATCACCAGATGAAGGGGTTGTTTCTTCTAAAAAAGGATTAAAGCTAGCTTATTTAGCCCAAAATTCAGGGATGGACTCAACTTTAAGTGTGTATGATGAAATGTTAGCCAGTTTTAAAAAGGTGCAAACATTAGAACAACAGATGCATCAAATGGAATCAAAAATTGCTAATACGACTGATTATGAAAGTGAATCTTATCAAAGTCTACTTACTGAATATGATCAAATTCAGCATGATTTTGAAGCTTTAAATGGTTACGGATATGAAGCAACTATTCGTGGCGTTTTACATGGATTTGGGTTTGACGAGTCGTTTTATTCACAAAAAATTTCTGATCTTTCCGGTGGTCAACGAACTCGTTTAGCGATCGCAAAGCAATTATTAGAGAAACCAGATCTTTTGGTACTGGATGAACCAACCAATCACTTGGATATGCAGACTTTGGCATGGTTAGAAAAATATTTACAAAATTATCAAGGAGCACTGCTAATTGTTTCGCATGATCGTTACTTCTTAGATCGAGTAGTAAATGAAGTTTATGAGGTACATTCTGGAGTTTTGGATCATTACCAAGGAAACTATAGCCGCTATATGGAGCAAAAGATTGCGAAGATTACAGCAGAGCAAAAGGCGTTTGATCGGCAACAAAGTGAAATTGCTAAATTAGAAGACTTTGTTAATCGTAACATTGTGCGAGCTTCAACCACAAAACGAGCTCAATCTCGACGTAAACAACTTGAAAAGATGGAAGTTTTGGATGCACCTAAAAATGAATCAGGGGTAGCACATATTACTTTTCAAGCTGCTCAAAGTTCAGGGAATGAGGTCCTTCAAGTTGAAGGACTGAGCTTGGGTTATCAAGCAGATAAGGTACTATCCCAAAATGTGAATTTAGCGGTCAATAAACAACATGCCGTGGCTTTAGTTGGACCAAACGGGGTTGGTAAATCTACTTTAATCAAAACGATCTTAGGTAAATTAGCACCATTAGCGGGAACGTTTAAACTGGGTGCTAATGTTACAGTTGGTTATTATGATCAAGAGCAAGCAACGTTAGATCCAAAGAAGACAGTATTAAACTCTGTTTGGGATTTACATCCTAAATTACCGGAAAAAGATGTACGATCTATTTTAGGATCTTTCATGTTTACGGGGGAAGATGTTGATAAAAAAGTCACAGCACTTTCTGGTGGCGAAAAAGCACGGTTATTACTAACCGTGCTTTCGATGAATGAAGATAATTTCTTGATTTTAGACGAGCCGACCAATCATTTAGATATTGATTCACGTGAAGTCTTAGAAACAGCTTTAAATGAGTATAATGGGACCATTTTCTTTGTGTCACATGATCGTTATTTTATTAATGAGGTTGCAACTGAAGTTGTTGAATTATCTGCAAATGGAACGCAATTCTTTGACGGTGATTATGATTATTATTTAGAAAAAATTGAACAAAGAGATGCCCAAATGGCGCTCGAAAATGAAGTGACTGCCGAACAGGTTAGTGATGATGCGACACCAACATACCAAGCTACGCGTGAACAGCAAAAAGAGCTTCGTAAAAAAGAACGCGCCGTATCCAAAGCTGAAGCAGCAATGGAAGAAATTATGGAGCAGATGGAGCCATTAGAAACAGAATTGAATGATCCTGCTAATGGTTCAGATTTGGGTAAATTGACCGAATTAACACAACAAATAGAAGCTTTACAACAAAAATTAAATCAACTTGAAGAAGAGTGGACTCAGGCATCCATGGATTTAGAAACCTTTCAAGCATAA
- a CDS encoding RecX family transcriptional regulator: MAEVTRVTQTKKNQRYNIYLDDEFAFAVAEKILIQFNLFKGTKVDDELKATIIEAEYNQKAYQKALTYAANSLHSKQQVRTKLQQADFPVSVIEQAIERLEQLDIIDDQQFANEYVQSQIRRGKLGPRAIKFNLKKYGIDQFIIEDLLVEYDETLQREKLSELIDPLFQKYRRESAFMADQKVTQKLYQNGFDQRQIKQALQDYHAETPVDEEQAQENFERMMEKTAQKYQHLTGWDYQSKVKAGMYRRGFDLRKVDQWLKEHRSD, translated from the coding sequence ATGGCTGAAGTAACACGTGTCACTCAGACAAAAAAGAACCAACGTTATAATATCTATTTAGATGATGAGTTTGCTTTTGCTGTGGCAGAAAAAATTTTAATACAATTTAATTTGTTCAAGGGGACCAAAGTTGATGATGAATTAAAGGCTACAATTATTGAAGCTGAATATAATCAAAAGGCTTACCAAAAGGCTCTGACTTATGCTGCTAATAGTCTGCATTCCAAGCAACAAGTTCGAACAAAATTACAGCAGGCTGATTTTCCTGTTTCAGTAATTGAACAAGCAATTGAACGTTTAGAACAATTGGATATTATTGATGATCAACAATTTGCGAATGAATATGTTCAAAGTCAGATTCGACGCGGAAAATTAGGTCCACGGGCTATTAAATTTAATTTAAAAAAATATGGGATTGATCAATTTATAATTGAAGATTTACTGGTTGAATATGATGAAACGCTACAAAGGGAGAAGTTATCTGAATTAATAGATCCTTTATTTCAAAAATATCGCCGTGAATCAGCTTTTATGGCAGATCAAAAAGTGACGCAAAAGCTGTATCAAAACGGATTTGATCAACGTCAAATCAAACAAGCGTTACAAGATTATCATGCCGAGACTCCCGTCGATGAAGAACAGGCTCAAGAAAATTTTGAGCGAATGATGGAAAAAACAGCTCAAAAATATCAACATCTTACTGGTTGGGATTATCAAAGTAAGGTTAAGGCAGGAATGTATCGACGAGGCTTTGATCTAAGAAAAGTGGATCAATGGTTAAAAGAGCATCGTTCTGATTAA